In one Oncorhynchus nerka isolate Pitt River linkage group LG7, Oner_Uvic_2.0, whole genome shotgun sequence genomic region, the following are encoded:
- the LOC115118596 gene encoding prostaglandin E synthase 3-like yields MQPATAKWYDRRDSVFIEFLVEDSKDLQVKFEKSKLYFRCVGGIETLKHHNELDLFDSIDPNASKHKRTDRSVLCCLKKAEAGRAWPRLTKDKAKFQWLGVDFNNWKDWEDDSDEDLSSFDKFSEMMNTMGGEDGMPDLGMGGMEGLEEHDSDDEKMPDLE; encoded by the exons AT GCAGCCAGCAACAGCGAAGTGGTATGACAGAAGGGACTCTGTCTTTATTGAGTTCCTGGTAGAAGACAGCAAAGATCTACAAGTGAAGTTTGAAAAATCAAAACTTTATTTTCG TTGTGTTGGTGGGATTGAAACCCTCAAACACCATAATGAATTGGACCTTTTCGACTCAATTGATCCCAAT GCATCGAAGCACAAACGTACAGACAgatcagtgttgtgttgtctgaagAAAGCAGAGGCAGGAAGAGCATGGCCACGGTTAACAAAAGACAAGGCAAAA TTTCAATGGCTGGGTGTCGACTTCAACAACTGGAAAGACTGGGAAGATGATTCTGATGAGGATCTGTCCAGTTTCGACAAGTTCTCAGAG ATGATGAATACGATGGGAGGAGAAGACGGCATGCCAGATCTGGGCATGGGTGGTATGGAAGGTCTCGAAGAG CATGACAGCGATGATGAAa AGATGCCAGACCTGGAGTAA
- the LOC115118597 gene encoding nascent polypeptide-associated complex subunit alpha-like isoform X2 has protein sequence MPGETTTETVPAMELQQSQAETGSGTDSDSDDSVPDLEEQDSTQTQQAQLAAAAEIDEEPVSKAKQSRSEKKARKAMSKLGLRQVMGVTRVTIRKSKNILFVIPKPDVYKSSASDTYIVFGEAKIEDLSQQAQLAAAEKFKVQGEDRMSSIQENTQTPTVQEESEEEEVDETGVEVKDIELVMSQANVSRVKAIRALKNNNNDIVNAIMELTM, from the exons ATGCCAGGTGAAACCACCACAGAGACAGTCCCAGCAATGGAGCTGCAACAGTCCCAGGCAGAGACCG GGTCTGGCACAGATTCTGACAGTGATGACTCCGTACCAGACTTGGAGGAGCAGGACtcaacacagacacagcaggcACAG CTTGCTGCAGCAGCTGAGATCGACGAGGAGCCAGTCAGCAAAGCCAAACAAAGTAGAAGTGAAAAGAAGGCCAGAAAG GCCATGTCCAAGCTGGGCCTCCGTCAGGTGATGGGCGTAACCAGGGTTaccatcaggaagtccaagaaCATCCTGTTTGTCATCCCCAAGCCAGACGTCTACAAGAGCTCCGCCTCCGACACATACATCGTTTTCGGAGAGGCTAAG ATTGAGGACCTGTCCCAACAAGCTCAACTGGCAGCAGCAGAGAAGTTcaaggtccagggagaagacagaaTGTCTAGCATCCAggagaacacacagacacccacagtacaggaggagagtgaagaggaagag GTTGATGAGACTGGCGTGGAGGTGAAGGACATTGAGCTGGTGATGTCACAAGCCAACGTATCTCGAGTGAAGGCTATACGAGCGCTcaagaacaacaacaacgacaTTGTTAATGCCATCATG gAGCTGACCATGTAG
- the LOC115118597 gene encoding nascent polypeptide-associated complex subunit alpha-like isoform X1, producing the protein MPGETTTETVPAMELQQSQAETVLRFDGSCIDKPVSLLEVTKEMADPNPTVAAEAVQDYTEKVEDKLNEEEIVSPVKEEPTTQDQPTAVPEEDRGTAEEDVPKVAVEEQVVPVPEATTEEQETASEYLTPPEVVEAPEVVSVAVQQNEKASQSEEPKVKVQTNDVNGHSRSFAIHSGSGTDSDSDDSVPDLEEQDSTQTQQAQLAAAAEIDEEPVSKAKQSRSEKKARKAMSKLGLRQVMGVTRVTIRKSKNILFVIPKPDVYKSSASDTYIVFGEAKIEDLSQQAQLAAAEKFKVQGEDRMSSIQENTQTPTVQEESEEEEVDETGVEVKDIELVMSQANVSRVKAIRALKNNNNDIVNAIMELTM; encoded by the exons ATGCCAGGTGAAACCACCACAGAGACAGTCCCAGCAATGGAGCTGCAACAGTCCCAGGCAGAGACCG TGTTGAGATTCGATGGGAGTTGTATCGACAAACCAGTTTCACTACTTGAGGTTACCAAGGAAATGGCTGATCCAAACCCCACTGTAGCTGCCGAAGCAGTTCAAGATTACACTGAGAAGGTTGAGGACAAGCTGAATGAAGAAGAGATTGTAAGCCCTGTTAAAGAAGAACCAACAACCCAAGACCAACCTACTGCTGTGCCAGAGGAAGACCGAGGGACCGCTGAGGAAGATGTGCCAAAGGTTGCTGTTGAAGAACAAGTAGTGCCAGTTCCTGAAGCCACCACGGAAGAGCAAGAAACTGCTTCAGAATATCTGACGCCACCTGAAGTGGTTGAAGCCCCTGAGGTTGTGAGCGTTGCAGTCCAACAAAACGAAAAGGCCAGTCAGAGCGAGGAACCCAAGGTGAAGGTCCAGACTAATGATGTTAATGGTCATTCCAGGTCATTTGCTATTCATTCAG GGTCTGGCACAGATTCTGACAGTGATGACTCCGTACCAGACTTGGAGGAGCAGGACtcaacacagacacagcaggcACAG CTTGCTGCAGCAGCTGAGATCGACGAGGAGCCAGTCAGCAAAGCCAAACAAAGTAGAAGTGAAAAGAAGGCCAGAAAG GCCATGTCCAAGCTGGGCCTCCGTCAGGTGATGGGCGTAACCAGGGTTaccatcaggaagtccaagaaCATCCTGTTTGTCATCCCCAAGCCAGACGTCTACAAGAGCTCCGCCTCCGACACATACATCGTTTTCGGAGAGGCTAAG ATTGAGGACCTGTCCCAACAAGCTCAACTGGCAGCAGCAGAGAAGTTcaaggtccagggagaagacagaaTGTCTAGCATCCAggagaacacacagacacccacagtacaggaggagagtgaagaggaagag GTTGATGAGACTGGCGTGGAGGTGAAGGACATTGAGCTGGTGATGTCACAAGCCAACGTATCTCGAGTGAAGGCTATACGAGCGCTcaagaacaacaacaacgacaTTGTTAATGCCATCATG gAGCTGACCATGTAG
- the LOC115118598 gene encoding lens fiber major intrinsic protein-like, producing MWEFRSMSFWRAVFAEFYGTMFFVFFGLGAALRWTTGSHNVLHVAFCFGLAAATLIQSIGHISGGHINPAVTFAYLIGSQMSLFRAVFYIVAQCLGALAGAAVLYSVTPNNMRGNLALNMLQPGISLGMATTVEVFLTLQLVVCIFAVTDERRNGRLGSAALAIGFSVLIGHLLGMYYTGTGMNPARSFAPAVLVRKFVNHWVYWVGPMIGGAMGAIIYDFMLFPRMRSLSERMAILKGTRPPEAESQQDARGEPIELKTQAL from the exons ATGTGGGAGTTCCGGTCCATGTCGTTCTGGCGGGCGGTGTTCGCTGAGTTCTATGGCACCATGTTCTTTGTGTTCTTCGGTCTGGGGGCGGCTCTGCGCTGGACCACCGGGTCCCACAACGTTCTCCACGTGGCTTTCTGCTTCGGCCTGGCCGCTGCCACCCTCATCCAGTCCATCGGTCACATCAGTGGTGGACACATCAACCCGGCTGTCACCTTTGCCTACTTGATTGGCTCCCAGATGTCCCTGTTCCGCGCTGTCTTCTACATCGTGGCCCAGTGTCTGGGGGCGCTGGCTGGGGCCGCTGTGCTCTACTCGGTCACCCCCAACAACATGAGGGGCAACCTGGCACTCAACATG CTGCAGCCAGGTATCAGCCTGGGCATGGCCACCACTGTGGAGGTGTTCCTCACCCTGCAGCTGGTTGTCTGCATCTTCGCTGTGACCGACGAGAGGCGTAACGGACGCCTGGGCTCTGCCGCCCTGGCCATCGGCTTCTCTGTTCTCATAGGACATCTGTTGGGG ATGTACTATACTGGTACTGGAATGAACCCTGCCAGGTCCTTCGCCCCCGCTGTGCTGGTCAGAAAATTTGTCAACCACTGG GTGTACTGGGTGGGTCCGATGATTGGCGGTGCTATGGGAGCTATTATCTATGATTTCATGCTGTTCCCCCGCATGCGCAGTCTCTCTGAGAGGATGGCCATCCTGAAGGGTACCAGGCCCCCAGAGGCTGAGAGCCAGCAAGACGCCAGAGGAGAGCCCATCGAGCTCAAGACTCAGGCCCTATAA